From one Culex quinquefasciatus strain JHB chromosome 3, VPISU_Cqui_1.0_pri_paternal, whole genome shotgun sequence genomic stretch:
- the LOC119769446 gene encoding uncharacterized protein LOC119769446 isoform X2, giving the protein MYKTERNSIKRFAILKILNQTKNSNLLEWSTIVAEAVNGPKMPSKSQCRFSPRPVRWTRKKPQRSRKSVTSRLLMTALNEFIIK; this is encoded by the exons ATGTACAAAACAGAACGAAACTCAATCAAGCGCTTTGCAATTTTAAAG ATTCTCAATCAAACCAAAAATAGCAATCTACTGGAATGGTCAACAATCGTCGCCGAGGCTGTGAATGGG CCAAAGATGCCCTCCAAATCCCAATGTCGGTTTTCACCACGCCCGGTGAGGTGGACCAGGAAGAAACCCCAACGCAGTCGAAAGTCTGTGACATCACGTCTGCTGATGACAGCATTAAATGAATTTATAATCAAGTAA
- the LOC119769446 gene encoding uncharacterized protein LOC119769446 isoform X1, with product MYKTERNSIKRFAILKILNQTKNSNLLEWSTIVAEAVNGVWCDLIRPMIGINSTKATRANIPAKDALQIPMSVFTTPGEVDQEETPTQSKVCDITSADDSIK from the exons ATGTACAAAACAGAACGAAACTCAATCAAGCGCTTTGCAATTTTAAAG ATTCTCAATCAAACCAAAAATAGCAATCTACTGGAATGGTCAACAATCGTCGCCGAGGCTGTGAATGGGGTATGGTGTGACCTTATAAGACCAATGATAGGAATTAATTCAACTAAAGCAACACGGGCCAACATTCCAGCCAAAGATGCCCTCCAAATCCCAATGTCGGTTTTCACCACGCCCGGTGAGGTGGACCAGGAAGAAACCCCAACGCAGTCGAAAGTCTGTGACATCACGTCTGCTGATGACAGCATTAAATGA